A single region of the Myripristis murdjan chromosome 3, fMyrMur1.1, whole genome shotgun sequence genome encodes:
- the ercc3 gene encoding general transcription and DNA repair factor IIH helicase/translocase subunit XPB, with amino-acid sequence MGKKDKGDREKKSKKRFYEEDDDDEEVGGSESQEAIPAAAGKQVDESSTKLDEYGAKDYRLQMLLKNDHSSRPLWVAPDGHIFLEAFSPVYKYAQDFLVAIAEPVCRPIHVHEYKLTAYSLYAAVSVGLQTSDIVEYLQKLSKTSVPDGIVQFIKLCTVSYGKVKLVLKHNRYFVESAFPDVIQRLLQDSVIRECRLRTGEGGDTELITEVIHSKSAISKSLQDKGGSSTSQQTSEGQGSAPQVPEDIFSYYEQMDKEEEEEEETQTVSFEIRQEMIEELQKRCIQLEYPLLAEYDFRNDTVNPDINMDLKPTAVLRPYQEKSLRKMFGNGRARSGVIVLPCGAGKSLVGVTAACTVRKRCLVLGNSSVSVEQWKAQFKMWSTIDDSQICRFTSDAKDKPIGCSVAISTYSMLGHTTKRSWEAERVMEWMRSQEWGLIILDEVHTIPAKMFRRVLTIVQAHCKLGLTATLVREDDKIVDLNFLIGPKLYEANWMELQNNGYIAKVQCAEVWCPMSPEFYREYVAIKTKKRILLYTMNPNKFRACQFLIRFHERRNDKIIVFADNVFALKEYAIRLNKPYIYGPTSQGERMQILQNFKHNPKINTIFISKVGDTSFDLPEANVLIQISSHGGSRRQEAQRLGRVLRAKKGMIAEEYNAYFYSLVSQDTQEMAYSTKRQRFLVDQGYSFKVITKMAGMEEENLMFSTKDEQHQLLQKVLAASDLDAEEEVVTGEVGARPQFSRRAGTMSSMSGADDTVYMEYQSRSSKSSVAGKSVHPLFKRFRK; translated from the exons ATGGGGAAGAAAGATAAAGGAGACCGGG AGAAGAAGTCCAAAAAGCGTTTctatgaggaggatgatgacgatgaagagGTGGGTGGCAGCGAGTCGCAGGAGGCCATACCTGCAGCTGCCGGGAAGCAGGTGGACGAGTCCAGCACTAAACTTGATGAGTATGGTGCCAAGGACTACCGTCTGCAGATGCTGCTGAAGAACGATCACTCCTCGCGTCCTCTCTGGGTG GCTCCAGATGGACACATTTTTCTAGAGGCCTTCTCACCTGTATATAAGTATGCCCAGGATTTCTTGGTGGCCATTGCAGAGCCGGTATGCAGGCCCATTCATGTGCATGAGTACAAGCTGACAGCCTATTCCCTCTATGCTGCTGTCAGTGTCGGGCTGCAGACCTCTGACATCGTGGAGTACCTGCAGAAACTCAGCAAAACATCCGTTCCTGATGGCATCGTGCAGTTCATTAAG cTCTGCACTGTGAGCTACGGTAAAGTCAAGCTGGTGCTCAAGCATAATAG GTACTTTGTTGAGAGTGCCTTCCCTGACGTGATACAGCGCCTCCTGCAGGACAGTGTCATCCGTGAATGTCGCCTCCGtacaggagagggaggagacacTGAACTCATCACTGAGGTCATCCACAGCAAGTCAGCA ATCTCTAAGTCCCTTCAGGACAAGGGCGGCTCGTCCACGTCACAGCAGACCAGCGAGGGCCAGGGTTCAGCCCCACAGGTTCCTGAGGACATCTTCAGCTACTACGAACAGATGGataaggaagaagaggaggaggaggagactcAGACTGTGTCTTTTGAGATTAGACAG GAGATGATCGAGGAGCTGCAGAAGCGGTGTATCCAGCTGGAATATCCTCTCCTAGCCGAGTATGACTTTCGCAATGATACAGTCAACCCAGACATCAACATGGACCTGAAGCCCACTGCTGTGTTACGGCCCTACCAGGAGAAGAGCCTGCGCAAGATGTTTGGAAACGGCCGTGCTCGCTCTGGGGTCATTGTGCTGCCCTGCG GTGCGGGTAAGTCCCTGGTGGGTGTGACGGCTGCGTGCACAGTGCGGAAACGCTGCCTGGTGTTGGGGAACTCCTCAGTGTCAGTGGAGCAGTGGAAAGCCCAGTTCAAGATGTGGTCCACAATTGATGACTCGCAGATCTGCCGCTTTACCTCTGACGCCAAGGACAAGCCGATTGGCTGCTCGGTGGCCATCAGCACCTACTCCATGCTGGGCCACACCACCAAGCGCTcctgggaggcagagagggtCATGGAGTGGATGCGTAGCCAGGAGTGGGGACTAATTATCTTGGACGAGGTGCACACGATCCCTG ccaagATGTTTCGTCGTGTTCTGACCATTGTCCAGGCACACTGCAAGCTTGGGCTCACAGCCACGCTGGTCAGAGAAGATGACAAAATTGTTGACCTCAACTTCCTAATCGGGCCTAAGCTGTATGAGGCCAACTGGATGGAGTTGCAGAACAATGGCTACATTGCCAAGGTCCAGTGTGCTGAG GTGTGGTGTCCGATGTCTCCTGAGTTTTACAGAGAGTATGTGGCCATTAAGACCAAGAAGCGCATCTTGCTTTACACCATGAACCCTAATAAGTTCCGCGCTTGCCAGTTTCTCATTCGCTTCCACGAGCGACGCAATGACAAGATCATTGTCTTTGCCGACAATGTCTTTGCACTGAAGGAATACGCCATTCGCCTCAACAA GCCTTACATCTATGGTCCTACATCCCAGGGAGAACGTATGCAGATTTTACAGAACTTCAAACACAACCCCAAGATCAACACCATTTTCATCTCCAAG GTTGGAGACACCTCATTTGACTTGCCAGAGGCCAATGTTCTGATCCAGATCTCCTCTCATGGCGGGTCACGCAGACAAGAGGCCCAGAGGCTTGGCAGAGTGTTACGAGCCAAGAAAG GAATGATAGCAGAGGAGTACAATGCCTACTTCTATTCACTGGTGTCCCAGGACACCCAAGAGATGGCATACTCTACCAAGAGGCAGAGGTTCCTGGTGGACCAGGGCTACAGCTTCAAG gtGATCACCAAGATGGCAGGTATGGAGGAAGAGAACCTGATGTTCTCCACCAAAGATGAGCAGCATCAGCTGCTCCAGAAGGTCTTGGCTGCTTCAGATCTTGATGCTGAGGAGGAAGTCGTGACAGGGGAAGTGGGCGCACGACCGCAG TTCTCAAGGCGAGCAGGCACCATGAGCTCCATGTCAGGTGCAGATGACACCGTCTACATGGAGTACCAGAGTCGAAGCAGCAAATCCTCCGTGGCAGGCAAAAGCGTCCACCCACTCTTCAAGCGCTTCCGAAAGTAG
- the cyp27c1 gene encoding cytochrome P450 27C1 yields the protein MAILNPIMNVCCKNFQSHPLNKQMSLILRALHKSAASEALRISAAGQEAISEDLIPPAAANKTARIKSLKEMPGPSTVGNLIEFFYRDGFSRIHEIQMEHTQKYGKIFKSRFGPQLVVSVADRDLVAQVLRAEGVAPQRANMESWKEYRDLRGRSTGLISAEGEDWLKMRSVLRQLILRPRDVAVFSDDVNKVVDDLVRRVCELRSQGPGGTTVLNVNDLFFKYAMEAVAAILYECRLGCLENVIPQDTQEYITALHLMFSSFKTTMYAGAIPKWLRPIIPKPWEEFCKSWDGLFKFSQIHVDNRLGEIKAQLERGEEVKGGLLTHMLVTKEMNLEEIYANMTEMLLAGVDTTSFTMSWATYLLACHPQVQQQIYEEVTRTLGQEAVPTADDVPRLPLIRGLVKETLRLFPVLPGNGRITQDDLVVGGYFIPKGTQLALCHYSTSWDEDNFLSAADFRPDRWIRKDTTDRVDNFGSIPFGYGIRSCIGRRIAELEMHLALTRLIQRFHIGVSPLSTEVKAKTHGLLCPSAPINLQFTSRESWSP from the exons ATGGCAATTCTGAATCCCATTATGAACGTGTGCTGCAAGAATTTTCAAAGCCACCCGCTAAATAAGCAGATGTCCCTAATTTTGCGCGCCCTGCACAAGTCGGCGGCTAGCGAAGCGTTGCGGATCTCTGCGGCTGGACAAGAGGCTATATCTGAAGATTTGATCCCACCAGCGGCCGCTAACAAGACAGCTAGGATCAAGAGCCTGAAGGAGATGCCCGGACCCAGCACCGTTGGCAACCTCATTGAATTCTTCTATCGAGACGGGTTCAGCAGAATTCATGAAATCCAG ATGGAGCACACGCAGAAGTATGGAAAAATTTTCAAATCCCGTTTCGGACCCCAGCTGGTGGTGTCCGTGGCCGATCGTGATCTGGTGGCTCAGGTGCTGAGGGCGGAGGGTGTCGCCCCTCAGAGAGCCAACATGGAGTCCTGGAAGGAGTACAGAGACCTGAGGGGCCGATCCACTGGCCTTATCTCAGC CGAGGGAGAGGACTGGCTGAAGATGCGCAGCGTGCTCAGGCAGCTCATCCTGCGCCCACGTGATGTTGCCGTTTTCTCTGATGACGTGAACAAAGTCGTAGATGACCTGGTGAGGAGGGTTTGCGAGCTGCGCAGCCAGGGACCCGGTGGAACAACTGTCCTCAATGTGAACGACCTCTTCTTCAAATATGCCATGGAGG ctgtggcagccattttgtacGAGTGTCGGCTTGGCTGTCTGGAGAATGTGATTCCCCAGGACACCCAAGAGTACATCACTGCCCTGCACCTCATGTTCAGCTCCTTCAAGACCACCATGTACGCCGGGGCAATCCCTAAATGGCTGCGGCCCATCATCCCCAAACCATGGGAGGAGTTCTGCAAATCTTGGGACGGCCTTTTCAAATTCA GCCAGATCCATGTCGATAACAGGCTGGGGGAGATCAAGGCCCAGCTGGAGCggggagaggaagtgaaggggggactgctcacacacatgctaGTTACCAAGGAGATGAACCTGGAGGAGATCTACGCCAACATGACGGAGATGCTGCTGGCGGGGGTTGACACg ACATCTTTCACCATGTCATGGGCCACCTACCTGTTGGCGTGTCACCCTCAAGTGCAGCAGCAAATCTATGAGGAGGTGACAAGGACTCTGGGACAGGAAGCGGTCCCCACAGCTGACGATGTCCCTCGTCTGCCTCTCATCAGAGGCCTGGTCAAAGAGACACTCAG GCTTTTTCCAGTTCTCCCTGGCAACGGACGGATTACCCAGGATGACTTGGTGGTGGGCGGATACTTCATCCCCAAAGGG ACTCAGCTGGCCCTGTGTCACTACTCGACATCATGGGATGAGGACAATTTCCTCAGTGCTGCCGACTTCAGACCTGACCGCTGGATACGGAAAGACACCACAGATCGCGTCGACAACTTTGGCTCAATCCCCTTTGGCTATGGCATCAGAAGCTGCATCGGCAGGAGAATAGCAGAGTTAGAGATGCACCTAGCACTCACAAGG CTCATTCAGAGGTTCCACATCGGCGTGTCCCCGCTCAGCACCGAGGTGAAGGCTAAAACCCACGGCCTGCTCTGCCCTTCTGCCCCCATCAACCTGCAGTTCACCAGCAGGGAAAGCTGGTCTCCTTAA